The following are from one region of the Halorussus rarus genome:
- a CDS encoding UbiA family prenyltransferase, whose product MPVSRRESGVVPAVRALASQVHPVFMLPPVACSLFGGVLAGAFAPLSGMLHATAIFAAVYTAHVKDGYVDFYVRDEDDDHPLSERGCRAALAGSTGLFFACLLGLWLVAGVGTALVTLPTWLIAFHHAPQLDTNPVTATTGYPLGISLAILGGYYAQAGALTAVPVAFAAVFLVLLSGVKVIDDAQDFDYDRSIQKRTVAVTVGPERARTAAYALMATALVLVVALAGLAVFPPSSVAAVAGFGAVAGVARRADPEIATMLLVRGSYVFLALLLVAVWFRPLG is encoded by the coding sequence ATGCCCGTATCGCGCCGGGAGTCCGGCGTCGTCCCCGCGGTCCGCGCGCTGGCGTCGCAGGTCCACCCCGTGTTCATGCTCCCGCCGGTGGCCTGCTCGCTGTTCGGCGGGGTGCTGGCCGGCGCGTTCGCGCCGCTGTCGGGGATGCTCCACGCGACCGCCATCTTCGCTGCGGTGTACACCGCCCACGTCAAGGACGGCTACGTCGACTTCTACGTCCGCGACGAGGACGACGACCATCCGCTCTCGGAGCGGGGATGCCGGGCCGCGCTCGCGGGGTCGACCGGGCTCTTCTTCGCCTGCCTGCTGGGGCTCTGGCTCGTCGCCGGCGTCGGGACCGCGCTGGTGACCCTGCCGACCTGGCTCATCGCCTTCCACCACGCCCCGCAACTCGACACCAACCCCGTGACCGCGACGACGGGCTACCCCCTCGGCATCTCGCTGGCCATCCTCGGAGGCTACTACGCTCAGGCCGGGGCGCTGACGGCGGTACCGGTCGCGTTCGCGGCCGTGTTCCTCGTGCTGCTCTCGGGCGTGAAGGTCATCGACGACGCCCAGGACTTCGACTACGACCGGTCGATCCAGAAGCGCACCGTCGCGGTGACGGTCGGCCCCGAACGGGCCCGGACTGCGGCGTACGCGCTGATGGCGACCGCGCTCGTGCTCGTGGTCGCGCTGGCGGGCCTGGCGGTGTTCCCGCCGAGCAGCGTCGCCGCCGTCGCCGGCTTCGGCGCGGTGGCCGGGGTCGCCCGCCGGGCCGACCCGGAGATCGCGACGATGCTGCTCGTCCGCGGGTCGTACGTCTTCCTCGCGCTGCTGCTCGTGGCGGTGTGGTTCCGACCGCTGGGATGA
- a CDS encoding class I SAM-dependent methyltransferase: MADWLEDADALAEQYADAENLNDRIALHERYSVADRDFRPWQFDQFDLPADARVLGVGVGPAELWVANRDRVPGGWDVVLTDFSPGMAEEARANLDAAEPPADAETEGFGFGVADAVALPFADDAFDAVTAHHMLYHVPDREAAFSEFRRVLAPGGRLYATTNGEDNMAVVYDVLESVTGERPDSGTGFRLENGREQLAAVFDEVALREYDDALAVTDPDALVAYAISRDDVDESLAPELREAFADRFADGRLRVEKSVGMFVAE; encoded by the coding sequence ATGGCCGACTGGCTCGAGGACGCCGACGCGCTCGCCGAGCAGTACGCCGACGCGGAGAACCTCAACGACCGCATCGCCCTCCACGAGCGGTACAGCGTCGCCGACCGGGACTTCCGGCCGTGGCAGTTCGACCAGTTCGACCTGCCGGCCGACGCCCGGGTGCTGGGCGTGGGCGTCGGGCCGGCCGAGCTCTGGGTCGCGAACCGCGACCGGGTTCCCGGCGGCTGGGACGTCGTCCTCACCGACTTCTCGCCCGGGATGGCCGAGGAGGCGCGAGCGAACCTCGACGCGGCGGAACCGCCGGCAGATGCGGAGACCGAGGGATTCGGTTTCGGCGTCGCCGACGCGGTCGCGCTGCCCTTCGCCGACGACGCGTTCGACGCCGTCACCGCCCACCACATGCTGTACCACGTCCCGGACCGGGAGGCCGCGTTCTCGGAGTTCCGGCGGGTCCTGGCACCCGGCGGGCGGCTCTACGCGACGACGAACGGCGAGGACAACATGGCGGTCGTCTACGACGTGCTGGAATCGGTGACCGGCGAGCGACCGGACAGCGGGACCGGCTTCCGACTGGAGAACGGCCGCGAGCAACTGGCCGCGGTGTTCGACGAGGTCGCGCTCCGGGAGTACGACGACGCGCTGGCGGTCACCGACCCCGACGCGCTGGTCGCGTACGCGATCTCCCGCGACGACGTCGACGAATCGCTGGCGCCCGAGTTGCGCGAGGCGTTCGCCGACCGGTTCGCGGACGGGCGCCTCCGGGTCGAGAAATCGGTCGGCATGTTCGTCGCGGAGTGA
- a CDS encoding DUF7282 domain-containing protein, with amino-acid sequence MTRKTAVLAVVALVVAGTSAALAAGAAPSATGDAALAQETTTAADGETTDDGNETTAEMDAEATTTAEGQPGADTASVIFLNQSAGFTFTEGVPNKTSVMVERAVVPEGGFVVIHEASNVSGDYASADNLTIGPVVGNSTYLEPGDHSNVAVVVDENVNESQTLVAMPHRDTNDNREYDFPEADDPYVTDGSPVTESAYIIVNYDVIDAEFGDEQTTTAETDGETTAANETTTEA; translated from the coding sequence ATGACACGCAAAACGGCAGTTCTGGCGGTAGTCGCACTGGTCGTCGCGGGAACGTCGGCCGCGCTGGCGGCGGGCGCCGCGCCGAGCGCGACCGGCGACGCGGCGCTCGCGCAGGAGACGACGACCGCGGCGGACGGCGAAACGACGGACGACGGTAACGAAACCACGGCGGAGATGGACGCGGAGGCGACGACGACGGCGGAGGGACAGCCCGGCGCCGACACAGCGAGCGTCATCTTCCTGAACCAGAGCGCGGGCTTCACCTTCACTGAAGGCGTGCCCAACAAGACGTCCGTGATGGTCGAGCGCGCCGTCGTTCCCGAGGGCGGCTTCGTCGTGATTCACGAGGCGTCGAACGTCTCGGGCGACTACGCGTCGGCCGACAACCTCACCATCGGTCCGGTGGTCGGGAACTCGACGTACCTCGAACCCGGCGACCACAGCAACGTTGCGGTCGTGGTCGACGAGAACGTCAACGAGAGCCAGACGCTGGTCGCCATGCCCCACCGGGACACGAACGACAACCGGGAGTACGACTTCCCCGAGGCCGACGATCCGTACGTGACCGACGGCAGTCCGGTCACCGAGTCCGCGTACATCATCGTCAACTACGACGTGATCGACGCGGAGTTCGGCGACGAACAGACGACGACCGCCGAGACCGACGGGGAAACGACGGCCGCGAACGAGACCACGACCGAGGCCTGA
- a CDS encoding alpha/beta fold hydrolase: protein MATEGSGRPGTAGEPTADVEGPWSHDQAVVGDVRLHYVEAGDEDDPLVVLLHGFPEFWYSWRHQLPALADAGFRAVAPDMRGYNRSEKPRGLDSYRTDELVGDVAGLIEHFGRERAHVVGHDWGGLVAWQTAMRRPDAVDRLAVLNAPHPAAYRRELKRNPEQWRRSWYVGWFQVPALPETFLGARNAAGVGRLLRESADPDTFSDAEVRRYRAAASRPGALSSALNYYRALFRESLGDELRRAVGRRERRDRVRAPTRLIWGERDPALAVELTEGLDRWVPDLRVERLPAATHWVQNDRPDAVSDLLVDHFEE from the coding sequence ATGGCAACCGAGGGTTCGGGCCGCCCGGGAACCGCCGGGGAACCGACCGCCGACGTCGAGGGACCGTGGAGCCACGACCAGGCCGTCGTCGGCGACGTCCGCCTCCACTACGTCGAGGCGGGCGACGAGGACGACCCGCTGGTGGTCCTGCTCCACGGCTTCCCGGAGTTCTGGTACTCGTGGCGCCACCAGCTCCCGGCGCTGGCCGACGCCGGCTTCCGGGCGGTCGCGCCCGACATGCGGGGGTACAACCGGTCGGAGAAGCCCCGCGGGCTCGACAGCTACCGGACGGACGAACTGGTCGGCGACGTCGCGGGCCTGATCGAGCACTTCGGCCGAGAGCGGGCACACGTCGTCGGCCACGACTGGGGCGGACTGGTGGCGTGGCAGACCGCGATGCGCCGCCCCGACGCGGTCGACCGCCTGGCGGTCCTGAACGCGCCGCATCCGGCGGCGTACCGGCGGGAGCTCAAGCGGAACCCCGAGCAGTGGCGCCGGTCGTGGTACGTGGGCTGGTTCCAGGTGCCGGCCCTGCCCGAGACGTTCCTCGGCGCGCGGAACGCCGCCGGGGTCGGTCGACTGCTCCGGGAGAGCGCCGACCCCGACACCTTCAGCGACGCCGAGGTCCGGCGCTACCGGGCGGCGGCCTCGCGACCGGGTGCGCTCTCGTCGGCCCTGAACTACTACCGGGCGCTCTTCCGCGAGAGCCTGGGCGACGAGCTCCGGCGCGCCGTCGGTCGACGGGAGCGCCGGGACCGGGTCCGGGCGCCGACGCGGCTGATCTGGGGCGAGCGGGACCCAGCTCTCGCCGTGGAACTGACCGAGGGGCTCGACCGGTGGGTGCCCGACCTCCGTGTCGAGCGCCTGCCGGCGGCGACCCACTGGGTCCAGAACGACCGCCCGGACGCGGTGAGCGACCTGCTGGTCGACCACTTCGAGGAGTGA
- a CDS encoding M48 family metallopeptidase: MTPSLAVRIWALTAALLLAAAVAVGTLVRTGAPPLYVGAGVLFLAYVSLQAYYSGGRFDVEAELLATDAPRLADAPEIQSALFAVCERAGRSVPETVLVRMDVPGAKVGYDDGAPLLAVDDRLPAVIGPAGLRAILAHELGHLGRDLHTDAIRLYLPQVVGFAAYWSAFLAGRGPTVASAGSAAFLALAYVSDRRAAAVRYALGLGAEVLALAASRYANRLEEYRADAYAAQVVSPADLTEALYRIAAVATGDNDEDVAGPVPWDADRSLLFAVFATHPSIESRAGALGCELPAWVRPYRPHLRE, from the coding sequence ATGACACCGTCGCTGGCCGTCCGCATCTGGGCTCTCACCGCGGCGCTGCTGCTCGCGGCCGCGGTCGCCGTCGGGACGCTCGTCCGGACCGGCGCGCCGCCGCTCTACGTGGGGGCCGGCGTCCTGTTCCTGGCGTACGTCTCGCTCCAGGCGTACTACTCGGGCGGTCGGTTCGACGTCGAGGCCGAACTGCTGGCGACCGACGCCCCGCGGCTCGCCGACGCGCCCGAGATACAGTCCGCGCTGTTCGCGGTCTGCGAGCGGGCCGGGCGGTCGGTTCCAGAGACGGTCCTCGTCCGGATGGACGTGCCGGGCGCGAAGGTCGGCTACGACGACGGCGCGCCCCTCCTGGCGGTCGACGACCGGCTTCCGGCCGTCATCGGGCCCGCCGGTCTCCGGGCCATCCTCGCCCACGAACTCGGCCACCTGGGCCGCGATCTCCACACCGACGCCATCAGACTCTACCTGCCGCAGGTCGTCGGTTTCGCCGCGTACTGGTCGGCGTTCCTCGCCGGCCGGGGGCCGACCGTCGCGTCGGCGGGCAGCGCCGCGTTCCTCGCGCTCGCGTACGTCTCGGATCGGCGGGCCGCCGCGGTCCGGTACGCGCTCGGACTCGGCGCGGAGGTGCTCGCGCTGGCGGCGAGTCGGTACGCCAACCGGCTCGAGGAGTACCGTGCCGACGCCTACGCCGCCCAGGTGGTCTCTCCCGCCGACCTGACCGAGGCGCTCTACCGCATCGCGGCGGTCGCCACCGGCGACAACGACGAGGACGTCGCCGGGCCGGTGCCGTGGGACGCCGACCGTTCGCTGCTGTTCGCGGTGTTCGCGACCCACCCATCCATCGAGTCCCGCGCCGGGGCGCTCGGCTGCGAACTGCCGGCGTGGGTCCGACCGTACCGCCCGCACCTCCGCGAGTAG
- a CDS encoding redox-regulated ATPase YchF — MISIALAGKPNAGKSTFYKAATMADVDVANYPFTTIDANRGVSHVRTECPCLERDERCGDDNCRAGKRYVPVELLDVAGLVPGAHEGRGLGNQFLDELTNADAIVNVVDASGGTDEEGEPVEVGTYDPVDEVDFIEEEMDQWLAGIIDRNWESVERKSRSPDFDIDDALADMLTGFGATEADVAASLRELDYPADPIQWTDEHREALARDVRARTKPIILVANKADVAPPENVERLRETGKPVIPATAEGELALRQAEQAGVVDYDPGDDDFEVVGDLSGEQEAGLEKIRDVMQEWGDTGVQEAMNAAVYDLLDRITAYPVQNETRWTDAKGNVLPDAFLLARGSTPVDLAYAVHSDIGDGYLHAVNGKTNRDVGDDYELEEGDVIKIVSTAN; from the coding sequence ATGATCTCCATCGCGCTGGCGGGCAAGCCCAACGCGGGCAAGTCCACCTTCTACAAGGCGGCGACGATGGCCGACGTGGACGTGGCCAACTACCCGTTCACGACCATCGACGCCAACCGCGGGGTGAGCCACGTCCGCACCGAGTGTCCCTGCCTCGAACGCGACGAGCGCTGCGGCGACGACAACTGCCGCGCCGGCAAGCGCTACGTCCCCGTCGAACTGCTCGACGTGGCCGGGCTGGTCCCCGGCGCCCACGAGGGCCGCGGGCTGGGCAACCAGTTCCTCGACGAACTGACCAACGCCGACGCCATCGTCAACGTCGTCGACGCCTCCGGCGGAACCGACGAGGAGGGCGAACCCGTCGAGGTCGGGACGTACGACCCGGTCGACGAGGTCGACTTCATCGAGGAGGAGATGGACCAGTGGCTCGCCGGCATCATCGACCGCAACTGGGAGAGCGTCGAGCGCAAGTCCCGGTCGCCCGACTTCGACATCGACGACGCGCTGGCCGACATGCTGACCGGGTTCGGCGCGACCGAGGCCGACGTGGCCGCCAGCCTGCGCGAACTCGACTACCCCGCCGACCCCATCCAGTGGACCGACGAGCACCGCGAGGCGCTGGCCCGCGACGTCCGCGCCCGGACCAAGCCCATCATCCTCGTCGCGAACAAGGCCGACGTCGCGCCCCCGGAGAACGTCGAGCGCCTGCGCGAGACCGGCAAGCCGGTCATCCCGGCGACCGCCGAGGGCGAACTCGCGCTCCGGCAGGCCGAGCAGGCCGGCGTCGTCGACTACGACCCGGGCGACGACGACTTCGAGGTGGTCGGCGACCTCTCGGGCGAGCAGGAAGCGGGCCTCGAGAAGATTCGGGACGTCATGCAGGAGTGGGGCGACACCGGCGTCCAGGAGGCGATGAACGCCGCGGTGTACGACCTGCTCGACCGGATCACCGCCTACCCGGTCCAGAACGAGACCAGGTGGACCGACGCCAAGGGCAACGTCCTGCCCGACGCCTTCCTGCTGGCCCGCGGGTCGACGCCCGTGGACCTCGCCTACGCGGTCCACTCCGACATCGGCGACGGCTACCTCCACGCGGTCAACGGGAAGACGAATCGGGACGTCGGCGACGACTACGAGCTCGAGGAGGGCGACGTCATCAAGATCGTGAGCACCGCGAACTGA
- a CDS encoding dodecin family protein yields the protein MTAVKIIKVLGTSDEGWEQAAQEAVDQASQTIDDIHGIEVEDWTANVENGQIQEYKTTVEVAFPVHDQQ from the coding sequence ATGACGGCAGTGAAAATCATCAAGGTGCTCGGCACCTCCGACGAGGGCTGGGAGCAGGCCGCTCAGGAAGCGGTCGACCAGGCGAGCCAGACCATCGACGACATCCACGGCATCGAGGTCGAGGACTGGACCGCCAACGTGGAGAACGGCCAGATTCAGGAGTACAAGACGACCGTCGAGGTGGCGTTCCCGGTCCACGACCAGCAGTAA
- a CDS encoding bifunctional helix-turn-helix transcriptional regulator/GNAT family N-acetyltransferase has protein sequence MQFSETLEFDHEDRKRIYEYVESHGEVDAADARDRLRVDPGGFRHHVAILKRDGYLAERDGKLRAAFDEGAAEEYDTDEVSFVIRPARQEDLSGIVGAIREVAEQGSYIVAESVADEIDHDEALLRHNEIESRMFFVATVGEEVVGWVHLYAPELDKLAHTAELTVGVLEAYRDHGIGSHLLERGLEWAASNGYEKVYQSVPSTNEDAIGFLEDHGWETEAVREDHYKIGGEYVDEVMMAVEL, from the coding sequence ATGCAGTTCTCCGAGACGCTGGAGTTCGACCACGAGGACCGCAAGCGAATCTACGAGTACGTCGAGAGCCACGGCGAGGTGGACGCCGCCGACGCCCGCGACCGCCTCCGCGTCGACCCCGGCGGGTTCCGCCACCACGTCGCCATCCTGAAGCGCGACGGCTACCTGGCCGAGCGCGACGGGAAGCTCCGGGCGGCCTTCGACGAGGGCGCGGCCGAGGAGTACGACACCGACGAGGTGTCGTTCGTCATCCGGCCCGCGCGACAGGAGGACCTCTCGGGCATCGTCGGCGCCATCCGGGAGGTCGCCGAGCAGGGCAGCTACATCGTCGCCGAGAGCGTCGCCGACGAGATCGACCACGACGAGGCGCTCTTGCGCCACAACGAGATCGAGTCCCGGATGTTCTTCGTCGCCACGGTGGGCGAGGAGGTGGTCGGCTGGGTCCACCTCTACGCGCCGGAGCTCGACAAGCTGGCCCACACCGCCGAGCTGACCGTGGGCGTCCTCGAGGCCTACCGCGACCACGGCATCGGGAGCCACCTGCTCGAGCGCGGCCTGGAGTGGGCGGCCTCGAACGGCTACGAGAAGGTGTACCAGAGCGTCCCCTCGACCAACGAGGACGCCATCGGGTTCCTCGAAGATCACGGCTGGGAGACCGAGGCGGTCCGCGAGGACCACTACAAGATCGGTGGGGAGTACGTCGACGAAGTGATGATGGCTGTCGAGCTGTAG
- a CDS encoding FAD-dependent monooxygenase → MTDDYEHYEAVVVGAGPGGAAAAAVLARNDVETLVLERGVEAGSKNVTGGLIYAEESAPYTIDGLFPDFREEATERPVTDYLLHNVAGDKVETFDITDLHDHDTEWADAVLRRKMDSWTADRVHEMASETGGGLLTDVRVNGLLREDGEIAGVTCDELDPIRADVVIAADGVNSELARDAGLMDWEEPDEWFQGVKAVVDVPSDVIADRFGVADDEGAAHLFSGDLFEGVRGGGFVYTNDGSLSIGSVFHLDSIVEEEAEPHQLLDNLLTHPLLADWLEGHYDEVEYSAKLVPDSKKAAHPSPHQGRLLVVGDAAGQMQAQGPIIKGMNHAVSAGGLAGEAFAEAKLRDSPEKTGQLYEKKLRDEGVMGKLRPSGYRAVSALGEHEAVTNLADSVLTSGVGRTAVSLFGGTLERLYSSPRLSMLVPDTRTPYVTLPTVIAEELGERVTGEADYEPKSLVERIGDLTYDTDVGNPHIELRDASVEASGAAVTACPVSAKGFGGGCYREETVKTNGTEEKRVSLDTQPCVECGTCAVVADTEWEHPRGGKGVEFKQG, encoded by the coding sequence ATGACTGACGACTACGAACACTACGAGGCGGTCGTCGTCGGGGCGGGTCCCGGCGGCGCCGCCGCCGCTGCCGTACTGGCGCGCAACGACGTGGAGACCCTGGTGCTCGAGCGCGGGGTCGAAGCCGGTTCGAAGAACGTGACCGGCGGGCTCATCTACGCCGAGGAGTCGGCGCCCTACACTATCGACGGGCTGTTCCCCGACTTCCGGGAGGAGGCGACCGAGCGGCCGGTCACCGACTACCTCCTCCACAACGTGGCCGGGGACAAGGTCGAGACCTTCGACATCACGGACCTCCACGACCACGACACCGAGTGGGCCGACGCCGTGCTCCGCCGGAAGATGGACTCGTGGACCGCCGACCGGGTCCACGAGATGGCCAGCGAGACCGGCGGCGGCCTGCTGACGGACGTCCGGGTCAACGGGCTGCTCCGCGAGGACGGCGAGATCGCGGGCGTGACCTGCGACGAACTCGACCCCATCCGGGCCGACGTCGTGATCGCGGCCGACGGCGTCAACTCCGAGCTGGCCCGCGACGCCGGCCTGATGGACTGGGAGGAGCCCGACGAGTGGTTCCAGGGCGTCAAGGCCGTGGTGGACGTGCCGAGCGACGTCATCGCCGACCGGTTCGGCGTGGCCGACGACGAGGGCGCGGCCCACCTGTTCTCGGGCGACCTGTTCGAGGGCGTCCGGGGCGGCGGGTTCGTGTACACCAACGACGGCTCGCTGTCCATCGGGTCGGTGTTCCACCTCGACAGCATCGTCGAGGAGGAGGCCGAGCCCCACCAGTTGCTCGACAACCTGCTGACCCATCCCCTGCTGGCCGACTGGCTCGAGGGCCACTACGACGAGGTCGAGTACAGCGCGAAGCTGGTGCCCGACTCGAAGAAGGCCGCCCACCCGTCGCCCCACCAGGGCCGACTGCTCGTGGTCGGCGACGCCGCCGGCCAGATGCAGGCCCAGGGCCCCATCATCAAGGGGATGAACCACGCCGTGAGCGCGGGCGGGCTCGCGGGCGAGGCGTTCGCGGAGGCCAAACTCCGCGACAGTCCCGAGAAGACCGGACAGCTGTATGAGAAGAAGCTCCGAGACGAGGGCGTGATGGGCAAGCTCAGGCCCTCGGGCTACCGGGCGGTCAGCGCGCTGGGCGAGCACGAGGCCGTGACGAACCTGGCCGACTCGGTGCTCACCTCGGGCGTTGGCCGGACCGCGGTGTCGCTGTTCGGCGGGACCCTGGAGCGGCTCTACTCCTCGCCCCGGCTCTCGATGCTGGTGCCCGACACCCGGACGCCGTACGTCACCCTGCCGACCGTCATCGCCGAGGAGCTCGGCGAGCGCGTCACCGGCGAGGCCGACTACGAGCCGAAGAGCCTCGTCGAGCGCATCGGGGACCTGACCTACGACACCGACGTGGGCAACCCCCACATCGAGCTCCGCGACGCCTCGGTCGAGGCCAGCGGCGCGGCCGTCACCGCCTGTCCGGTCAGCGCGAAGGGGTTCGGCGGGGGCTGCTACCGCGAGGAGACCGTCAAGACGAACGGGACCGAGGAGAAGCGGGTCAGCCTCGACACCCAGCCCTGCGTGGAGTGTGGCACCTGCGCGGTCGTCGCCGACACCGAGTGGGAGCACCCCCGCGGCGGGAAGGGCGTCGAGTTCAAGCAGGGGTAG
- a CDS encoding electron transfer flavoprotein subunit alpha/FixB family protein: MGDDVDLDPSEYTVDELEEKLASVEDPADLDAALAAEQEGDDRKTAREAIQARIDELEAETPGEPADTDHEEEYADEGGTEAPETAGGEGDGESTDDGEVNYEVENHTRDKKHVRALKGGAYEDMWVYCETQQGELLDVSKEMLGKARELMDAYNDEYDGDERVVGVLVGDETVADLTDEVVAYGADVAIYHEDDRLERFRHKPYTEIVADMARGGAEPPNWETGDPGTEPTAEWRDYDKPRYFLFPATNNGRDLSAQVQGELDSGLASDCSGLTIEKELVSNPVKTGEPGEKVEFERVLHMKRPDFSGFEYSTILCLDNPGREFHPQGCSVIPGSFDPIDPDYEREGQVVEHDISLPDDWFRVEVTEFDRLDEGVDLTGHEVVVALGRGIGDDPTEGIELGLDLVEAFDDAALGLSRGVVTASYDVDGHVADYVAEERQIGETGQVVQPTLYIAAGISGAVQHKVGMDESDTIVAINTDTDARIRDFSDYFVEGDLFDVLPRLTESVEAGELTMTAEASDD; encoded by the coding sequence GTGGGCGACGACGTCGACCTCGACCCGAGCGAGTACACGGTCGACGAACTTGAGGAGAAGCTCGCGTCGGTCGAGGACCCGGCCGACCTGGACGCCGCCCTCGCGGCCGAGCAGGAGGGCGACGACCGCAAGACCGCCAGGGAGGCCATCCAGGCTCGCATCGACGAGCTGGAAGCGGAGACGCCGGGCGAGCCCGCCGATACCGACCACGAGGAGGAGTACGCCGACGAGGGCGGCACCGAGGCGCCCGAAACTGCCGGCGGCGAAGGCGATGGCGAATCCACCGACGACGGCGAGGTCAACTACGAGGTCGAGAACCACACCCGCGACAAGAAGCACGTCCGGGCGCTGAAGGGCGGCGCGTACGAGGACATGTGGGTCTACTGCGAGACCCAGCAGGGCGAACTCCTCGACGTGTCCAAGGAGATGCTCGGGAAGGCCCGCGAGCTGATGGACGCGTACAACGACGAGTACGACGGCGACGAGCGCGTCGTCGGCGTGCTCGTGGGCGACGAGACTGTTGCCGACCTCACCGACGAGGTCGTCGCCTACGGCGCGGACGTGGCCATCTACCACGAGGACGACCGTCTGGAGCGGTTCCGCCACAAGCCGTACACCGAGATCGTCGCCGACATGGCCCGCGGCGGGGCCGAGCCCCCGAACTGGGAGACCGGCGACCCCGGCACCGAACCCACCGCCGAGTGGCGCGACTACGACAAACCCCGGTACTTCCTGTTCCCGGCGACGAACAACGGCCGGGACCTCTCGGCGCAGGTCCAGGGCGAACTCGACTCGGGGCTGGCCAGCGACTGCTCGGGACTGACCATCGAGAAGGAGCTCGTCTCGAACCCCGTGAAGACGGGCGAGCCCGGCGAGAAGGTGGAGTTCGAGCGCGTGCTCCACATGAAGCGGCCGGACTTCTCGGGGTTCGAGTACTCCACGATTCTGTGTCTGGACAACCCCGGCCGGGAGTTCCACCCGCAGGGCTGCTCGGTGATTCCCGGCAGCTTCGACCCCATCGACCCCGACTACGAGCGGGAGGGCCAGGTCGTCGAACACGACATCTCCCTGCCCGACGACTGGTTCCGGGTCGAGGTGACCGAGTTCGACCGCCTCGACGAGGGGGTCGACCTCACCGGTCACGAGGTCGTCGTGGCGCTAGGTCGGGGCATCGGTGACGACCCGACCGAGGGCATCGAACTCGGCCTCGACCTGGTCGAGGCCTTCGACGACGCCGCCCTCGGCCTCTCGCGGGGCGTGGTGACGGCCTCCTACGACGTGGACGGCCACGTCGCCGACTACGTGGCCGAGGAGCGCCAGATCGGCGAGACCGGCCAGGTGGTCCAGCCGACGCTGTACATCGCGGCCGGCATCTCGGGCGCGGTCCAGCACAAGGTCGGGATGGACGAGTCCGACACCATCGTGGCGATAAACACCGACACCGACGCCCGCATCAGGGACTTCAGCGACTACTTCGTCGAGGGCGACCTGTTCGACGTGCTCCCCCGCCTGACCGAGTCGGTCGAGGCGGGCGAACTGACGATGACGGCCGAGGCGAGCGATGACTGA
- a CDS encoding electron transfer flavoprotein subunit beta/FixA family protein has product MHSVVLTKGVPDFREGQVSFDEDGHLERGATPTVMNPNDEFALEAALQTKVKRGGTVSVMSMGPPGYESVLEEAMGVYADDLYLLSDRELAASDTWATAITLSAGIEKLDEEPDVVFAGFKTADGETGQTGPQTCWCLDRSIVTHVISLEVDEEAGQLRAKRLVEGDVDEIETVEAPLPAFVVTDPEFEPSYRRAEHRLRHKRLRAETEERVEEYEDHLTSWSAEELDLDPDFIGLDGSPTIVSGVDPIPKAPSEREATMVTPDDPEGMEQVLDEMRPLAGGD; this is encoded by the coding sequence ATGCACTCGGTAGTGCTGACGAAGGGCGTGCCGGACTTCCGCGAGGGGCAGGTGTCGTTCGACGAGGACGGCCACCTCGAGCGCGGTGCGACCCCCACCGTGATGAACCCCAACGACGAGTTCGCGCTGGAGGCGGCGCTCCAGACCAAGGTCAAACGCGGCGGCACGGTGAGCGTGATGAGCATGGGGCCGCCGGGCTACGAGAGCGTGCTGGAGGAGGCGATGGGGGTGTACGCCGACGACCTCTACCTGCTCTCGGACCGGGAACTGGCCGCCTCCGACACGTGGGCGACCGCGATCACGCTGTCGGCGGGCATCGAGAAGCTCGACGAGGAGCCCGACGTCGTGTTCGCGGGCTTCAAGACCGCCGACGGCGAGACCGGTCAGACCGGTCCCCAGACCTGCTGGTGTCTCGACCGGTCCATCGTCACCCACGTCATCTCCCTGGAGGTCGACGAGGAGGCCGGCCAGCTCCGGGCCAAGCGCCTGGTGGAGGGCGACGTCGACGAGATAGAGACCGTCGAGGCGCCCCTGCCCGCGTTCGTCGTGACCGACCCCGAGTTCGAGCCCTCGTACCGCCGGGCCGAACACCGACTCCGGCACAAGCGGTTGCGGGCCGAGACCGAGGAGCGCGTCGAGGAGTACGAGGACCACCTCACGTCGTGGAGCGCCGAAGAGCTCGACCTCGACCCCGACTTCATCGGCCTCGACGGCTCGCCGACCATCGTCTCGGGCGTCGACCCCATCCCGAAGGCGCCCTCGGAGCGCGAGGCCACGATGGTCACCCCCGACGACCCCGAGGGGATGGAGCAGGTGCTCGACGAGATGCGGCCGCTCGCGGGAGGTGACTGA